Within Anopheles nili chromosome 3, idAnoNiliSN_F5_01, whole genome shotgun sequence, the genomic segment agattttttttccaagtgGCTTTTCACCAACGTAATAGAATGACGGCCAAACGAAACTTAAAACAAGCAATTATTATCCATCTGCACTCCGAGTAACGTGTATGCcgtaaatgatttaaaaaaaatattcagaGTATGTGCTATTGCGAGCAGCGCTCGATTTAAGTTGTCCTTGTTGCACTTGCATGCTCTGTTGTGTGGTGATCACATtactattattttaaaatgttttaacaTATTCTTCTTTCTACGTACCGGCCACTCCAGTTCCGTCACTAACGGTGTACCCTCCACAGATGCAGATTGATTACTAGtatgttcattttcttttcgtttgtaACAGAACACTTTTCATGCTCAGCTTGCGTTCTagcatttaatttatgtaaCAAAAATGTCCTGGTAATGCCAGAGAATCGGTGATTACCTTGCTTCTTTAACAATTCAATGAATTCCCTCGTTCATTGCCAACTACTCTGGTTTAGTTTGTGGCTTAGTTCTTCTTCGTTAATTTTTTATCACCTGCACCGGTtctatatctatatatatttatttattttttttgttttccttcatgTTTCGCATTGCTGCATAAGGAACTTTCAATCACAAACCTTCACCGAAATGTAACAAAATTATGGATCCGACTAATCGGCGGCTCAAGACAAGTTGTTGAAAGGTTATTGATCTATTTCATTTTATACGTTTCATTGCAAATGAGTATAACAACAGTGGGAAACAATGTGAACAAAAGTTTTACTCTAAACTACTAATTAATGCGACTGTATTTCGCTATTTGCAATAGTATGAGTGTGAGTGGGCACACGCTTTGTTATCTATTTCCAACGAAAATTGCCACACAGGAGTAGTTGACTTCACTATTTAAATCATGCACGCCAGGATTAATCTCATGcagtttgcttctttttttgttgcttaatGTATTCAAATTGAACGTGCGCTAGTTCCGCCACATACGTACTACTCATGCGCGTATAGTTCATCCATTTCTGCTATACTTTCTTCCATCATTTctaacaaacaaagaaaaatggcGACCCGATAAGCAGTATCCAGCTACATTACTCGCCTGTTCGTACCACTAGACACGCCTAGTAAAACTGCCATGATATATTGGTATGTGTTTCTGGTGGTATTAATAAcaataaagaagaaaagtggtaagaaaaaaaaataaatataataaatacaaACTGGAGAATGACCCAAAAACCttcgaaaaaatgcaaaactttATGTAAAGCGTCCCAAAGTACAGATGGACTTTATGGAGAGAAAACGCAATCCTGTGCACGGGGCCAGGATGACAAGCTATGCAAATAGGCGCGCACCCACTCACACCTGCAGCATAGATGCCGTAATTCAACGCATCGGTGTGATCATCCTAAGTGTTTCCGCTTGCTGGTACAAACCAAAGAGCACGTGCTCTTTCCATTCTCGTAGCGATCACAATCACACTCTGCGCAAAAGCAATGGCAGCTGACACTGCAGCTTAGATGATTCTCGGCAAAATTGTTGCATAGTTGTAATCCAGCACAACTGCAGTTGAAGTCGAGTGCATCAGATGAGCTGCTGCAGCGTTCGCGGCGGCAGCTGCAGCCGCCGGTTGCACCGGTACGCCCACATTGCTCGTTGTCGGCTGAGCGGGCTTCGGGATCTTGTGCTGGAACACGCAATGCGGCTTACGGCAACCGCCCGGTTGGTCCTCCCAGAAGCACGGTGTGGCCGAGCGTGGCTTCTCGATTTTCATGTGGCGCATGGTGCAAGTGCGATTGTAACACTTACCCTCCGCCCACATCTTGCAGGTTTTCTCGTGCCCGAGTGCAGCCGGCTCATGCCGATACTCGCAGTTGCTCCCCTTTTTACATGTCGAATAGTAGAAGAAGTAGCAATCATGCAGATTCCTCGGGAGGTCCATAAATGGTGGATGGACCAACTTCCGACGAGGGGGCTGCTGCCTTTTCGACCGAAGAGCAATTTTTGAGCCCGAAGCTTGGCTTCTTCTGCGGTGCAGTTTCTCAGCTGCGATCGGCGTCTTGATCGCTTACTATCGTGTTAGGGTTTCGCACAGAAAAAACGTGTATGTAAGATGCTAGCCCACTACAACCACGCAGGTTAGAGCGGAATTGAGTAGAATCACCGTGTTCAAGCTATTTGCACCTCGATGGCACTGAAAAAAACGATGCGACTGCAATACTACTTGGTTAGGTTCTTCTTTGAGAAATGCTGTTCTTTTCCTTTCGGGATTACGATCTTACGCTGTgttttcttattctttttctGCTAGGTTAAGCCACGGTACACCTTGGGAATCCAACTACCTGGGACTTCACTACACAATTAGGGAATCACAATCTAAGCTGGAACTAATTGCAAGTAGACAGGAGTTCTGGTGTGGATGCTCTTCTAACTTGTTTCTTTATTCTACGGTCTATGCTAAATGCCGTAGATGTTGAACCAATTCACGTATCAattttttattaacttttcGATACCTACACGATGTGCAAACGCTTTGGTAAACAGCCGTATTTTGACAGACTGTCAGCTGGTACAGTACCAGGTTTGGGAATGGTCGTAGCAGGTGAAcctaatttaaaaaaatcaaatgacaCTTTTCTTAGTGTTCGATGCTAATTGTATTATGTTAGTTTTTTATATCTTCTTCGTACTTCTAAAACGTCTCTTATTTATTGCAGCACAAAAACTGGATCGAATAAATAGTGACTGAAGATTTAAAATGAAGAAAGTGATTTGTCAATCAAACTATGTTTATTTTACGGCGAATCTTATTTTTTAGACATTTTTTCATAAGAACACTGACTTTGAATAAACTTATTTATAACGTACTGCTATTCAtatcgtatttttttccatattcATTATCCAAGTCTAATTTCGAGAGTTCACGCTAGCAAAAACGTCAaacagggttttttttacttaggCAACTCGTCATTTGCACCTTAGCTAACCTGGCGGTTTAGGAGTGAACAGAGCAACACCCACACCATCGTGTGTTTGGCTTAACAACATAACAAGGGAAACGtcaaaaagtgcaaaaataGTTAAAGAAAATTGTAGAAATTGTGTTCGTTCTAGCGAAACGCGTACATTCGTGGGAGGTAAACATTCCTGCTGTTCCTTCCCTTAAAAGATGAGTGCAGAAACGCCAACCGGTATTAGCCGTAGTATTACGGAAACCATCCTGCAGGATGAGTCCACTCCCGGCACAAGCAGCACCCAGGCAAGTAAAAGCGAACGTTGTAAACGGTTTTTATCAGGATGTgttggtaaatatttattaccgCTGTTTGTGCGACTTGGTGATGCGTTCAAATTTATTCAGCCCACCCCTTCTTCTTGCATTTGGTTATCTACTGTGCGCGTGATTTGGAGGGTGATCTTGTTTCAATCTCGATATGCTAGCTAAGAAGTGTCTGCTTCCTGTGGTCCGTGATGGGGCCAACCGGATGCATTTCTGTTCATCGGCAACAGGAAAGGATCGTTTTCCACTGGAGGGCATAAAAATTCTCGATCTTACGCGCATCGTTGCTGGACCATACTGTACCATGGTGCTGGGAGATCTCGGTGCGGAGGTGTACAAGATCGAGCGACCATTCGCAGGAGATGAATCACGCAAATGGGGACCACCGTTCATGCGCAATTCCACTGATTCGGTGTACTTCATGGCCGCGAACCGAAATAAGAAAAGCGTCTGCGTGAACTTAAAAACCGGCCGTGAGATAATCTACGAGTTGGCCAAGAAGTGCGatgtgctggtggaaaactacGTTCCTGGGAAACTGGATGGCCTTGGTCTCGGCTATGAGACTATAAAAACGATTGCTCCTGGTCTCGTGTACTGCTCCATCACGGGATTCGGTTCCGAGGGTCCTTACCGATCGAAACCCGGGTACGACGTCATCGCGGCATCCATGGGTGGATTGTTGCACATCACAGGAAGTGAAAATGGACCCCCGGCAAAAGTCGGTATTGCCATTACGGACATTGCCACTGGGCTGTATGCGCATGGTGCCATACTTGCTGCGTTATTGCAGCGACACCGAACTGGCCGTGGTCAGAAGATAGATGTAAACTTGTTCTCTACTCAAGTAGCCTGTCTAATAAATGTGGCTAGCAACTATCTCAATGCCGGAAAGGAAGCCAAACGTTGGGGCACCGCACATGAAAGCATTGTGCCGTATGAGGCGTTCGAAACTCAGACAGGCTTCATCACGCTGGGATGCGGAAGTGATGCACAATTTGCATCACTTTGCAATCTGCTGGGAATGAAGGAGCTGGCACAAGACGAACGGTTCTTGTGTAATCAGAAACGTGTCAGTCACAGACAGGAACTGATTGCAATTATTGCAGATGTCATGAAACGCAAATCCTCCAAGGAATGGATGGACATTTTCAAAGTAGCTTCTTTTCCGGTTGGTCCTATCAATAGTATGAAAGAGGTTTTCGAGGATCATCACGTGCAGGCGATTGGGTTGGTGAAGACGTTGCCTCATCCTTTGGCCGGGAAGGTGAAACTTGTCGGTCCGCCCGTAGTGTACGGTGAAGCTCGGAATGAAATCATGTCAATTCCCCCCCAGCTGGGCCAGCACACGAACGAGGTGCTGAGCGGGTTGCTTGGGTATGGAGAGAAACAAATAGAGCTTTTAAGAAAAGATAAAATCATACAGTAACTTGACAAACGGCAGTAGAGTAATCGAAGAGGACAGTTTTGATTGCAGCTATAATTTACGAATGTGCATCGTGATTAGAAGTGTACTCCAAATATATGACATTGCTGAGCGTTTGAAGGCAATCTAACACCTATTTTTCTATTCTAGGAACCGCCTGTATTGCGATTACGACTGCAGAAACCACGCAATGGCAAAAAGGTACAATGGACGAACGGAACCGTGGATAATGAACAcatgaacaaaaagaaatctaAATGCTGCTGTATTTACGTAAAACCGCGTGCCTTCGGTGAAAGCTCGTCAGAGAGTGAGGACGAGTGTGAGCACTGTTTCGGGCACGTTgagctgaagaagaaaaatcaaaaaccccCTCGGATGCCTGCGAAACGGAGCGAcggtgatgacgatgatgagaACACGAACAATTCCGATGACGTCGATGGGCCGTCAGATGCTGCGAGAGGATGCAGTTCCGGAGAACCATCGGCAAAATCCGCCGGAGAATAGAATTGTACACGTTTGGCTAGAAAAAGTTGATTTTCATTCGATAATGGTTTGGTTGCTTTTGACACTTATTACAAAAAATTAAGCAAGGACGCTACGTTTTTTCACTATCCAATTGCAGCAGAACAGAAGGTTACATTACGTTTCGGAGCATATTTGTACATAAACTTATTGTTAATATATTTACCTGTATGTAGTATATCCTGTGACTCGTGTATTTTTCGACtttagtttttaattgtttatttAGCCATTTTGGCAGGATAATTAAGTAAATCGGATCGATTTTGGGCCATTGGCTTTGAACGAACAGTTATATTGAGCAGCTTATGTTTAAAAGAAGAATTATTGAATGTAATGATTGCTGGAGTTGATAATTTTCGAATTTCAATCACATAAACCGGACAGAGATCACAATAGTTGATCGTGCGTGATTCAAgagttgtttaaattttttgaataaatacCAAAAATTCAGCTGGTCTTGTATGAGATTGAATACAAGATAGGTATACGCGGGATTCTCACAAGTTGATTTACGCTTGTTAACGTTAATCGTAAATGAGTCTATCGAAATAAAAGGTTTATGCCATATCATCTTACCTGTCATAGTGACAAAGTTGTTGTACTCATATTTATCGAGACCATGTAATTAAAGATGATATCAGTAGTCaatgtttgtgcttttttacTTGAACAAAATTTGTCTCACAAATAACGTATTTTACACTTCTCACTCCTGAATGATTTCAATGATTGCAATAAAACGTTGAAACATAAGAATTGAGAAAATCTGTATTAAAAACCAAGCCAGCATGTATACATTTTAAAGTAGATTAGGGCACAGCATGAATCGAAAAGTTCAACCACGGCGCGTGTATTGCACGAAAAGTATCTGGAACTTTCGTTCCATCTAACTTTTCGAGTGTAGCTCATAAACCTAGTCGCAGTGGTATTTACGAACAGCACTCAGTTGTcagtgattatttttatttgctaaacgtaattttttttcagggTATGAGGTGTCTCACCTCAGTTCAAATTTATTGGAGAAGGTgttacaaaagcaaaaagtttttcccccgcGCATCTAAGAAGCTTTCGTTGATTGCAAAAAGTACGATTGGTTTACAAAAAGGTGTCTTTCTAGGGTTTGCATCTAGAAAATGCTCTGATGTGTTATGTTATTCTGGACTCGCGCATGTGTTCGTGCAAACTAGTGTAACTACACTTTGCGTAAATATCAATCACGCTcaagaaaacgagcgaaagaaaaagtaacCAGTAGCAGCAGCCAAACATCGGTGAAAGTGCGCGGCACAAGTTCCTCTACTCGTGCGTACAGTATCGGCGGGGGTGTACATACGATCAGGTTTCCATGGCGGAAGCCAACGACGATGTGCCCATGGCCGATGGCAGTGAGACGCAAATGCAGCATGATCGAGCTCGCGAAAGCATGGAATCACACAGTTCCTGTAGCACCAGCAGTGAGCAGGATGACGACGAATTGTACATGGACAACAGCTGCTGGGTGTTTATTCCTGAGCCCGTGTTCGTGAAAATTTTCCTGCAGTTAGAAGCGCGCGATGTCCTCAACGCTGGTCAGTGTTGCAAACGGTGGCACAAGCTGTCCAAAGATGACTACCTGTGGCGGAAGTACTTCCGGATGGAGTTTAATGTAGATCATTCGATTCCGTTGAAAAGAGGTGAGTGCGCGGACCCACTGGCTATGCCGAATGTGTGAGAAAAGCTGGTTTAATTGACGTTGGTGACATAATGACCGATCCCGTCAATAATGCTACTACGCAACAAACCAGCTTCACTTGCGCTGTGGGCAAGGGTAGCGAAGggtgaaattatttatttctatttccTATCACCTCCCACGACAGGCGCGGAATCTTGGCGAGCTGAGTACCGTCGTTTAACGAACAACGTGCCGATGGTTATGACGGATGTCCTGACTTCCCACTCGCACCAAGTGTTGCACGTTAGCTTCTCACACAATGGCAAAATGTTTGCCACCTGCTCGAAGGATGGATTCGTGATCGTACGTATATTGCTTTAAATTTTGCGCTTCTGCCAACTGACGAAATACCTCTTATGTCCTTCATAGGTATGGAACTCGGCATATCCCTCGACGATACGAGATTCGTACGATATGCGTCAGCTTAGCTGGAAATACACACAATTTTCCCAGTTCAATCAGAGCGACACCCTGTTGCTAGTATCCGGGGTCCACTTTGGTTCGCCGCACAGCACTTCCGGCGAGATAGCGGTGTTCACGGTGCAAAGTAAGTTTTTGATAGTcatgtgtgtttggttttcaaaGGGCGCCTTTAACACTGATAACTTTCGTGTTGATAATAGTGCAATTGTGAGCTACTATGTGTTAGTTaggttttaaaataatgtaGTGCTAATAATCGTTAGAAGCATTCGTAAATCGTCAATTTTCTGGGATGGTTGATGGACTTCGGTGTTGGGTCCATTAAGTACTAGTATTTATTAGTATTTCTTGGTTTTGTGTGGTATAGGTGGGTGATACGGTCGTTGAAATGTAGCAGAAGTTAAGTAGCTCTGATTGaatatgtatttttaaaaGTGATGGGTTTCGGTAGATCGGTAGACTTCTACCAAACATGATCATCTCCACCAGTTAGTGTTGATTATTGGGGTAAAATAGTGAGAAgtgcattttttatgtataGTTGACGTAATTTTTGCTGGTGTTGGTCATAGCTTTCTTTGTTGTCAATTTCTCAACCGCCATGTACGTCATGTTAAACCAGCTGAACCATCTGATGACCATTTTATCAttaaccaggcgtctccatcactcAAACTATTTTGAAAAGTGATCGTTTAATTAGTTCAATTAGAATTAGAATTAAActaaattttttaattattcttacaaagttttttgtaacattcgatttttgttttaatttacagATGGATTTAAGTTGAAGTGCCGTGTGACAAATCGACCGTATGACATTTTTGGCACCTGGTTTAGTGATCAACATCTGCTTTCGGGTGATTTGAAATGGCTCGCGCATCTGGTCAGCTCTTCTATGCTGTGGTTAAATAAAGCGAACCAAGAGATCGATTCGGAACACACGCCGGTGCGGAATTTGATGTACAAATTCTACAATCGCAATGCGAGTTCAATCCGCGCTATTACGGTAGCCAACTGTCCGTGGTTGAGTGATGAAAAGGACGGCAAAACGGAGAACAGCAATGACACTGGCGAATCTCAACAGAAATCATCAGATGAAGAGCAAGGTTCTAGTAGGGGCGATCGTCGCGCGGGTAATCCGCTTTCGCATTATCAGATGAACCAGGACATTGATTCCGACGAAGATCCGGATGATGGTGCGGATAATGGCGAGTATTTGCATTCCAGCTGCTTCGGCGCATAGCACACTAACGCATTTGGGTGTTTGTCTTTTATGAAGGCCAAGACCGTCTAGCTGCTGAGGACGTACCTTATCAACTGCTGGTCGGCGATCAGTCCGACTATGTCAGCCCAATACAATACTTGGACGAGTTCCGGCAAGAATACGAAGAATCCTACTATGAATCTTCTGATGATTGTCTCGAGGATGACGAAGATGATGCCGATGACGAGGAGCTGTCGGAGGGAGAGGACGACTTGGAGAACATATGCCCGAAGTATCTGATCTTTTCGACTGGCTCGAAAACCTACACACCGCATCAAATCGGCTTCAAGCGGATTACTAGCGTAAACTTTCCCAGGCGCGTCGAATTGGGACCGTCGCTCCGGGAACGCATAGCGTTGCGGGATCGACAGCGCGAGATGCAGGTAATTATGGCCGAGATGTCAGAGGAAGAAATCCGCCTGCAGTATAT encodes:
- the LOC128723657 gene encoding F-box/WD repeat-containing protein 5 produces the protein MAEANDDVPMADGSETQMQHDRARESMESHSSCSTSSEQDDDELYMDNSCWVFIPEPVFVKIFLQLEARDVLNAGQCCKRWHKLSKDDYLWRKYFRMEFNVDHSIPLKRGAESWRAEYRRLTNNVPMVMTDVLTSHSHQVLHVSFSHNGKMFATCSKDGFVIVWNSAYPSTIRDSYDMRQLSWKYTQFSQFNQSDTLLLVSGVHFGSPHSTSGEIAVFTVQNGFKLKCRVTNRPYDIFGTWFSDQHLLSGDLKWLAHLVSSSMLWLNKANQEIDSEHTPVRNLMYKFYNRNASSIRAITVANCPWLSDEKDGKTENSNDTGESQQKSSDEEQGSSRGDRRAGNPLSHYQMNQDIDSDEDPDDGQDRLAAEDVPYQLLVGDQSDYVSPIQYLDEFRQEYEESYYESSDDCLEDDEDDADDEELSEGEDDLENICPKYLIFSTGSKTYTPHQIGFKRITSVNFPRRVELGPSLRERIALRDRQREMQVIMAEMSEEEIRLQYILQNEDPPTEPNWGNYESVANRFDKVDKLIDLHGHIIGMGLSPDHRYLYVNSRPWPKNCVIRNPLDPPAIAQEIDIHVIDLMTLKKVGKMLRAHKAYTPNTECFFIFLDVCDNYVASGAEDMHAYLWDRYYGVCLSKYQHEDVVNSVAFNPRDNEMLVTTSDDYEIKVWRSLSKAKKLGIQPVGRAAEFRKHKNNRPPPQHQYGLRSFV
- the LOC128723640 gene encoding E3 ubiquitin-protein ligase PPP1R11-like isoform X1, with product MSAETPTGISRSITETILQDESTPGTSSTQEPPVLRLRLQKPRNGKKVQWTNGTVDNEHMNKKKSKCCCIYVKPRAFGESSSESEDECEHCFGHVELKKKNQKPPRMPAKRSDGDDDDENTNNSDDVDGPSDAARGCSSGEPSAKSAGE
- the LOC128727566 gene encoding succinate--hydroxymethylglutarate CoA-transferase, giving the protein MLAKKCLLPVVRDGANRMHFCSSATGKDRFPLEGIKILDLTRIVAGPYCTMVLGDLGAEVYKIERPFAGDESRKWGPPFMRNSTDSVYFMAANRNKKSVCVNLKTGREIIYELAKKCDVLVENYVPGKLDGLGLGYETIKTIAPGLVYCSITGFGSEGPYRSKPGYDVIAASMGGLLHITGSENGPPAKVGIAITDIATGLYAHGAILAALLQRHRTGRGQKIDVNLFSTQVACLINVASNYLNAGKEAKRWGTAHESIVPYEAFETQTGFITLGCGSDAQFASLCNLLGMKELAQDERFLCNQKRVSHRQELIAIIADVMKRKSSKEWMDIFKVASFPVGPINSMKEVFEDHHVQAIGLVKTLPHPLAGKVKLVGPPVVYGEARNEIMSIPPQLGQHTNEVLSGLLGYGEKQIELLRKDKIIQ
- the LOC128723640 gene encoding E3 ubiquitin-protein ligase PPP1R11-like isoform X2 produces the protein MCIVIRSEPPVLRLRLQKPRNGKKVQWTNGTVDNEHMNKKKSKCCCIYVKPRAFGESSSESEDECEHCFGHVELKKKNQKPPRMPAKRSDGDDDDENTNNSDDVDGPSDAARGCSSGEPSAKSAGE
- the LOC128726456 gene encoding zinc finger CCCH domain-containing protein 11A-like gives rise to the protein MDLPRNLHDCYFFYYSTCKKGSNCEYRHEPAALGHEKTCKMWAEGKCYNRTCTMRHMKIEKPRSATPCFWEDQPGGCRKPHCVFQHKIPKPAQPTTSNVGVPVQPAAAAAAANAAAAHLMHSTSTAVVLDYNYATILPRII